The following coding sequences are from one Acidimicrobiales bacterium window:
- a CDS encoding AMP-binding protein: MRSALHAGFAAGLDSHGDRVAVAGQLTYRQLAQRADDVGAALGTERRLVLLRARNDVDSLVAYLGALRAGHVVLVGDDEQYDPDVVIDGGHIAERRSGTAHDLHPDLALLLSTSGSTGSPKLVRLSHRNLDANAAAIAEYLELGADDRAITSLPMHYCYGLSVINSHLAAGAGLVLTGLSVVDRCFWDTFRAHEATSLAGVPYTFEMLDRVGFDGMHLPSLRVVTQAGGRLAPERVQRFAALGERKGWRFFVMYGQAEATARMAYLPPELATSYPDCIGVPVPGGSFEIAADGELVYRGPNVMMGYASQPADLALGATVDALHTGDLARRTPEGLYQVVGRRGRFVKLFGLRIDLDHLERTLGVVCAGNDERLVLAGDAAAVCERTGLPLSAVHVVDDVPRLANGKPDYAAMLATSVAAARPTTVADLFAAVLGCDEVHEDDTFVSLGGDSLSYVEASVALEELLGGLPPHWHITPVNRLRAGPPRRTPRVEANVVVRAVAIVFIVGSHARLFSLEGGAHALLAVAGFNFARFQLESGRMLRSIVRIVVPSVAWIAVLASASDKFDLPDVLLVNGYFGNPRVHWAFWYIEALVQILLVAAAVFAVPRVRALARARPVEVAWVVLAVTLAARLLPHMGMRIYRPHYVAWLFALGWVAAVATTWRQRLALSAVAVAGTAGFFFTLRREVVVLAFLLVLIWVASIPVPAPLNRAVAAVAGASLAIYLTHWVVYPPLGRTFGPLVATSAAVAVGVALRTARRRFN, translated from the coding sequence GTGCGGTCAGCCTTACATGCCGGGTTCGCCGCCGGGCTCGACTCGCACGGGGATCGGGTCGCGGTGGCGGGGCAGCTCACCTACCGCCAGCTTGCACAACGGGCCGACGACGTCGGCGCCGCCCTCGGCACCGAGCGACGGCTGGTCCTCTTGCGGGCTCGCAACGATGTTGACTCGCTGGTCGCCTACCTGGGCGCGCTGCGGGCAGGCCACGTGGTGCTGGTGGGCGACGACGAGCAGTACGACCCGGACGTGGTGATCGACGGCGGCCATATCGCCGAGCGTCGCTCCGGCACTGCGCACGACCTGCACCCCGACTTGGCACTGCTGCTGTCGACGTCGGGGTCGACGGGTTCGCCCAAGCTGGTGCGGCTCTCGCACCGCAACCTCGACGCCAATGCCGCGGCCATCGCGGAGTACCTCGAGTTGGGTGCCGACGATCGAGCGATCACCTCGCTGCCCATGCACTACTGCTACGGGCTGTCGGTCATCAACAGCCACCTTGCCGCGGGGGCCGGGCTGGTGCTCACCGGCCTGTCGGTGGTCGACCGCTGCTTCTGGGACACCTTCCGTGCGCACGAGGCGACCTCGTTGGCGGGCGTGCCGTACACGTTCGAGATGCTCGACCGGGTGGGCTTCGACGGCATGCACCTGCCTTCCCTACGGGTGGTGACGCAAGCGGGCGGGCGACTGGCCCCCGAACGGGTGCAGCGTTTCGCCGCCTTGGGCGAGCGCAAGGGCTGGCGGTTCTTCGTCATGTACGGCCAGGCGGAGGCGACGGCGCGTATGGCCTACTTGCCGCCCGAGCTGGCGACGTCGTACCCCGACTGCATCGGCGTGCCCGTCCCCGGCGGGAGCTTCGAGATCGCGGCCGACGGCGAGCTCGTCTACCGCGGCCCCAACGTGATGATGGGTTACGCGTCGCAGCCCGCTGACTTGGCGCTGGGCGCCACCGTCGATGCGTTGCACACCGGCGACCTGGCCCGGCGCACTCCTGAGGGGCTGTACCAAGTCGTGGGCCGACGAGGCCGGTTCGTGAAGCTGTTCGGGCTGCGCATCGACCTCGACCACTTGGAGCGGACGCTCGGTGTCGTGTGCGCAGGCAACGACGAGCGCTTGGTCCTTGCGGGTGACGCCGCCGCGGTGTGCGAGCGCACGGGGCTGCCGCTGTCGGCCGTGCACGTGGTCGACGACGTGCCCCGGCTGGCCAACGGCAAGCCCGACTACGCCGCCATGCTGGCGACCTCGGTCGCCGCGGCCCGGCCGACGACGGTGGCCGACTTGTTCGCCGCCGTGCTCGGCTGCGACGAGGTGCACGAAGACGACACCTTCGTGTCGTTGGGGGGTGACTCGCTGTCGTACGTCGAGGCCAGCGTGGCCTTGGAGGAGCTGCTCGGCGGGTTGCCGCCTCACTGGCACATCACGCCTGTGAACCGGCTGCGGGCCGGCCCTCCCCGCCGCACGCCGAGGGTCGAAGCCAACGTGGTGGTGCGGGCCGTGGCCATCGTCTTCATCGTGGGGAGCCACGCCCGCCTGTTCTCGCTGGAGGGGGGCGCGCACGCCCTGTTGGCGGTGGCGGGCTTCAACTTTGCCCGCTTCCAGCTCGAGTCCGGCCGCATGCTGCGCAGCATCGTCCGCATCGTTGTGCCCAGCGTGGCGTGGATCGCCGTCCTGGCGAGCGCCAGCGACAAGTTCGACCTGCCCGATGTGCTGCTCGTCAACGGCTACTTCGGCAACCCGAGGGTGCATTGGGCCTTCTGGTACATCGAGGCGCTGGTGCAGATCCTGCTGGTCGCCGCCGCCGTGTTCGCCGTGCCCCGGGTGCGAGCCCTGGCGCGGGCCCGGCCGGTCGAGGTGGCGTGGGTGGTGCTGGCCGTCACGCTGGCGGCACGCCTGCTGCCGCACATGGGGATGCGCATCTACCGTCCGCATTACGTGGCCTGGCTGTTCGCCTTGGGGTGGGTGGCGGCGGTCGCCACCACGTGGCGCCAGCGGCTGGCGCTGTCGGCCGTGGCGGTGGCGGGCACGGCGGGGTTCTTCTTCACCCTGCGCCGCGAGGTCGTCGTCCTTGCCTTCCTGCTGGTGCTCATCTGGGTGGCGTCGATTCCGGTGCCTGCGCCGCTCAACCGGGCGGTCGCCGCCGTGGCCGGCGCGTCGCTGGCCATCTACCTCACGCACTGGGTGGTGTACCCGCCGCTGGGCCGCACCTTCGGCCCGCTTGTCGCCACCAGCGCGGCGGTCGCGGTAGGCGTGGCACTGCGGACCGCACGCCGCCGTTTCAACTAG
- the cysD gene encoding sulfate adenylyltransferase subunit CysD: MTLTLDPPRYELSDLDALEAEAIFIMREVAAELERPVLLFSGGKDSIVLLRLAEKAFRPGRFPFPIMHIDTGHNFSEAVEFRDRRVAELGERLIVGYVQDDIDAGRSREETGPRASRNRLQTTTLLRMIDEHGFDAAFGGARRDEEKARAKERVLSFRDDFGQWDPKNQRPELWSLYNGRIRKGEHIRAFPISNWTEMDVWQYIQREELEVPSIYFAHHRKVFRRDGMLLGVGPVTEPKDGEEVFEELVRYRTVGDMSCTGAVVSSAATIDEIITEVAATRITERGATRADDKFSEAAMEDRKREGYF, from the coding sequence ATGACGCTGACCCTTGATCCGCCCCGGTACGAGCTGTCCGACCTCGACGCCCTCGAGGCCGAGGCCATCTTCATCATGCGAGAGGTGGCCGCCGAGCTGGAACGGCCCGTGCTGCTGTTCAGCGGCGGCAAGGACTCCATCGTCCTGCTGCGGCTGGCCGAGAAGGCGTTCCGCCCCGGGCGGTTCCCCTTCCCGATCATGCACATCGACACCGGCCACAACTTCTCCGAGGCCGTCGAGTTCCGCGACCGGCGGGTGGCCGAGCTGGGCGAGCGGTTGATCGTCGGCTACGTGCAGGACGACATCGATGCGGGCCGCTCCCGCGAGGAGACCGGGCCGCGGGCGTCGCGCAACCGACTGCAGACCACGACGCTCCTGCGCATGATCGACGAGCACGGCTTCGACGCCGCCTTCGGTGGCGCCCGGCGCGACGAGGAGAAGGCTCGCGCCAAGGAGCGGGTCCTCTCGTTCCGCGACGACTTCGGCCAGTGGGACCCCAAGAACCAGCGGCCCGAGCTGTGGTCGCTCTACAACGGGCGCATCCGCAAGGGCGAGCACATCCGCGCCTTCCCCATCTCCAACTGGACCGAGATGGACGTGTGGCAGTACATCCAGCGCGAGGAGCTCGAAGTCCCGTCGATCTACTTCGCCCACCACCGCAAGGTGTTCCGGCGCGACGGCATGCTGCTCGGCGTCGGTCCCGTCACCGAGCCGAAGGACGGCGAAGAGGTGTTCGAGGAACTGGTGCGCTACCGCACCGTCGGTGACATGAGCTGCACCGGTGCCGTGGTGTCGTCGGCGGCCACCATCGACGAGATCATCACCGAGGTGGCGGCCACCCGGATCACCGAGCGGGGCGCCACCCGGGCCGACGACAAGTTCTCCGAGGCCGCCATGGAGGACCGCAAGCGCGAGGGCTACTTCTAG
- a CDS encoding histidine phosphatase family protein, giving the protein MSVTRLVLVRHGESMATVDQVVGGHDGCTGLSPLGRRQAEALRDRLAATGEVAADLVLTSILPRAVETAEIVAPALGGLAVAQDCDLCEIHPGESDGLSWEEYGRRYNVDMAADPLAPIAPGGESLADFHGRVSKTLLRIADEHAGRTVVLVCHGGVVAGSFHTFFGLPLESAIPVSIWTENTALTEWSRQDDRRWRLVRHNDTAHLVGVER; this is encoded by the coding sequence ATGAGCGTTACCCGACTGGTTTTGGTCCGTCACGGCGAGTCGATGGCGACGGTCGACCAGGTTGTGGGCGGCCACGACGGCTGTACCGGCCTGTCGCCGCTGGGCCGTCGCCAGGCTGAGGCGCTGCGTGACCGGCTGGCGGCCACCGGCGAGGTGGCGGCCGACTTGGTGCTCACCAGCATCCTGCCCCGAGCAGTCGAGACCGCTGAGATCGTCGCCCCCGCCTTGGGCGGGCTCGCCGTGGCCCAGGACTGCGACCTGTGCGAGATCCATCCCGGCGAGAGCGACGGGCTGTCGTGGGAGGAGTACGGCCGCCGCTACAACGTCGACATGGCCGCCGACCCGCTGGCCCCCATCGCCCCGGGCGGTGAAAGCCTGGCCGACTTCCACGGGCGGGTGTCGAAGACGCTGCTGCGTATCGCCGACGAGCACGCGGGCCGCACCGTGGTGCTGGTGTGCCACGGCGGCGTGGTGGCGGGGTCGTTCCACACCTTCTTCGGGCTGCCGCTCGAATCGGCCATTCCCGTCAGCATCTGGACGGAGAACACGGCGCTGACCGAGTGGTCGCGCCAGGACGACCGGCGCTGGCGGCTGGTGCGCCACAACGACACCGCGCACCTCGTCGGCGTCGAGCGCTGA
- a CDS encoding VWA domain-containing protein: MLDLLAGFIQELRAAGLPVSLTENLDAMEAVKHIPLEDRDAFKYALAATLVKSNAHWKAFETVFEVYFSMRGSEYRISEDGDDSGADLAELLQSMMADREAGKGGGMEAMTPEELAEMLYKALMEGDEAMLKALARQAVQRFSGMEPGRPVGGTYYLYRTLRNLDLDGVLDRLMEAEREQADAITPLEERLAKDEFESRIDKLRKEIEAEIRRRLVADRGAEAMAKTLRKPLPEDIDFMHASKDELAALRRAIYPLTRKLAVRLARKRRHGRKGPLDFRNTVRHSLSYGGVPAEPKFRYPRPSKPEIMVIADISGSVAAFARFTLHLVYAISSQFSKVRSFVFIDGIDEVTRYFEGVEDITEAVHRVNTEADVVWVDGHSDYGHAFDVFWERWGKEITTKTSVILLGDARNNYHASQAWVVQEMRKRARHVFWLNPEPKSYWDTGDSIVSEYGTHCDGVFECRNLKQLERFVEHLS, from the coding sequence ATGCTCGACCTCCTCGCCGGGTTCATCCAGGAACTTCGGGCCGCCGGGCTGCCGGTCAGCCTGACCGAGAACCTCGACGCCATGGAGGCGGTCAAGCACATCCCGCTGGAGGATCGCGACGCCTTCAAGTACGCGCTGGCCGCCACCCTGGTGAAGTCGAACGCCCACTGGAAGGCGTTCGAGACCGTCTTCGAGGTGTACTTCTCCATGCGGGGCTCGGAGTACCGCATCAGCGAGGACGGCGACGACTCGGGTGCCGACCTGGCCGAGTTGCTCCAGTCGATGATGGCCGACCGCGAGGCGGGCAAGGGCGGCGGCATGGAGGCCATGACGCCTGAAGAGCTGGCCGAGATGCTCTACAAGGCGCTGATGGAAGGCGACGAGGCCATGCTCAAGGCGCTGGCCCGCCAAGCAGTGCAGCGCTTCAGCGGCATGGAGCCGGGCCGGCCCGTGGGCGGCACCTACTACCTCTACCGCACCCTGCGGAACCTCGACCTCGACGGGGTGCTCGACCGCCTCATGGAGGCCGAGCGGGAGCAGGCCGACGCCATCACGCCGCTGGAAGAGCGGTTGGCCAAGGACGAGTTCGAGTCCCGCATCGACAAGCTGCGCAAGGAGATCGAAGCGGAGATCCGCCGGCGGCTGGTGGCCGACCGGGGCGCCGAGGCCATGGCCAAGACGCTGCGCAAGCCGTTGCCTGAAGACATCGACTTCATGCACGCGTCCAAGGATGAGTTGGCCGCCCTGCGCCGGGCCATCTACCCGCTGACCCGCAAGCTGGCGGTGCGGCTGGCCCGCAAGCGCCGCCACGGCCGTAAGGGGCCGCTCGACTTCCGCAATACCGTGCGCCACTCGCTGAGCTACGGCGGCGTGCCCGCCGAGCCCAAGTTCCGCTACCCGCGCCCGTCGAAGCCCGAGATCATGGTCATCGCCGACATCTCAGGCTCGGTGGCTGCCTTCGCCCGGTTCACCTTGCACCTGGTGTATGCCATCTCGTCGCAGTTCTCCAAGGTCCGCTCGTTCGTCTTCATCGACGGCATCGACGAGGTGACCCGCTACTTCGAAGGCGTGGAGGACATCACCGAGGCGGTGCACCGGGTCAACACCGAAGCCGACGTGGTGTGGGTCGACGGCCACTCCGACTACGGCCACGCCTTCGACGTGTTCTGGGAGCGGTGGGGCAAGGAGATCACCACGAAGACGAGCGTGATCCTGTTGGGCGACGCCCGGAACAACTACCACGCCTCACAAGCGTGGGTGGTGCAGGAGATGCGCAAGCGGGCCCGCCACGTCTTCTGGCTGAACCCCGAGCCCAAGTCGTACTGGGACACCGGCGACTCGATCGTGAGCGAGTACGGCACCCACTGCGACGGCGTGTTCGAGTGCCGCAACCTCAAGCAGCTCGAACGCTTCGTCGAGCACCTGAGCTGA
- a CDS encoding Fic family protein has protein sequence MIYEIPTIGPEEQAALDRIEAVRRELRYYVAEPRRWVGSVRRVLSARAIQGSNSIEGYNVSVEDAVAAIEGDDPAEARDEDWHAVMGYRRAMTYVLQLAQDRHFEYTAAIIRSLHFMMTEYALAAGPGLWRPGAIWIRNNASGDVVYEGPDPDLVPGLMEELVKQLTIHAEVPATIRGAMAHLNLAMIHPFRDGNGRMARCLQTLVLAREGILVPEFCSIEEYLGANTDAYYGVLAQVGMGRWNPQNDARPWVRFCLQAHYVQARSVLRRVRESERIWGELEELIGARGLPQRSIGGLFDATLGLRIRNSGYRAVMKSWGEEISNQVATTDLRSMVNAGLLEQRGKKRGTFYVATGPLLEIRARLRHGRQPIDTSDLFTPSSKTPDLTSEPQLPFGPSATADQS, from the coding sequence GTGATCTACGAGATTCCGACCATCGGTCCCGAGGAGCAGGCGGCGCTCGACCGTATCGAAGCAGTACGTCGAGAGTTGCGCTACTACGTCGCCGAACCCCGGCGGTGGGTTGGCTCTGTTCGGCGTGTCCTGTCCGCTCGTGCCATTCAAGGCTCGAACAGCATCGAGGGTTACAACGTCTCCGTTGAGGATGCCGTCGCAGCCATCGAAGGTGACGACCCCGCGGAGGCGCGCGACGAGGACTGGCATGCCGTCATGGGTTACCGCCGCGCCATGACCTACGTCCTCCAACTCGCGCAGGACCGACACTTCGAGTACACCGCCGCCATCATCCGCAGCTTGCATTTCATGATGACGGAGTACGCACTGGCGGCAGGTCCGGGACTGTGGCGACCAGGAGCGATCTGGATCAGGAACAACGCGTCGGGCGACGTCGTGTACGAGGGCCCAGACCCTGACCTCGTCCCGGGCTTGATGGAAGAACTCGTGAAGCAGCTGACGATTCATGCTGAGGTACCAGCGACCATCCGTGGCGCCATGGCGCATCTGAACCTTGCGATGATCCACCCGTTCCGCGACGGCAACGGCCGAATGGCTCGTTGCCTCCAAACGCTGGTACTAGCCCGAGAAGGCATCCTCGTCCCCGAGTTCTGCAGCATCGAGGAGTATCTCGGCGCCAATACCGACGCCTACTACGGCGTGTTAGCGCAGGTCGGGATGGGCCGGTGGAATCCGCAGAACGATGCCCGGCCGTGGGTGCGCTTCTGTCTCCAGGCTCATTACGTGCAAGCCCGCAGTGTCCTCCGTCGCGTACGTGAGTCTGAACGAATCTGGGGCGAACTGGAGGAGTTGATCGGCGCCCGCGGCCTACCCCAGCGCTCGATTGGAGGGCTGTTCGACGCGACTCTCGGCCTGCGGATACGCAACTCGGGCTACCGAGCGGTTATGAAGAGTTGGGGCGAAGAGATCTCCAACCAGGTAGCCACGACGGACTTACGGTCGATGGTGAACGCCGGGCTTTTGGAGCAACGAGGGAAGAAACGGGGAACCTTCTATGTCGCCACAGGGCCTTTGCTCGAAATTCGTGCTCGACTTCGCCACGGCCGTCAGCCCATCGACACCTCTGACCTCTTCACGCCTTCTTCAAAGACCCCCGACTTGACCAGCGAGCCCCAGCTGCCATTTGGACCTTCTGCGACAGCGGATCAGAGTTGA
- a CDS encoding thioesterase family protein: MALFIADGDRFVPTDYARGPWSPDSLHGGPPAALLARAFEQHEVGDPKLVARVTVEILRPVPVAPLQVAVRTVRPGKRVEQLEAVLSDDEHELCRATAWRIREAEVELTDDVEQIGAPALPSTTSKMDAEWPWQAFHNEGVEMRYVEGSFDAPGPCTSWIRLRVPVVEGEEPSGIQRLVAAADFGNGISHVLPMNRFLFINPDLTVYAYRQPVGEWMCLQSRTHHGPTGTGLAESALYDCEGHVGRSAQSLLLDHR; encoded by the coding sequence GTGGCCCTCTTCATCGCCGACGGCGACCGTTTCGTGCCCACCGATTACGCCCGCGGACCGTGGAGCCCCGACTCCCTCCACGGCGGGCCACCCGCCGCCCTGCTGGCCCGCGCCTTCGAGCAGCACGAGGTCGGTGACCCCAAGCTCGTCGCCCGGGTGACCGTGGAAATCCTGCGACCCGTGCCGGTGGCGCCGTTGCAGGTGGCGGTGCGCACGGTGCGACCGGGCAAGCGGGTGGAGCAGTTGGAGGCGGTGCTGTCCGACGACGAGCACGAATTGTGCCGGGCCACGGCGTGGCGCATCCGCGAGGCGGAGGTGGAACTGACCGACGACGTGGAGCAGATCGGTGCTCCGGCCTTGCCCAGCACAACATCGAAGATGGACGCCGAATGGCCGTGGCAGGCGTTCCACAACGAAGGGGTGGAGATGCGCTACGTCGAGGGCAGCTTCGACGCGCCCGGCCCCTGCACGTCGTGGATCCGCCTGCGGGTTCCGGTGGTAGAAGGGGAGGAGCCGTCGGGCATCCAACGGCTGGTGGCGGCCGCCGACTTCGGCAACGGCATCAGCCATGTGCTGCCCATGAACCGGTTCCTCTTCATCAACCCCGACCTGACGGTGTACGCCTACCGCCAGCCCGTGGGGGAGTGGATGTGCCTGCAGAGCCGCACCCACCACGGCCCGACGGGCACAGGGTTGGCCGAGTCGGCGCTGTACGACTGTGAGGGCCACGTGGGCCGCAGCGCCCAGTCGCTGCTGCTCGACCACCGTTGA
- a CDS encoding SRPBCC family protein, with protein MSDRIEQSAAVAASPEEVYAVIADIARRPEWLTELRKVEPPPGPVEVGTRFSAQPSMLLHHLVGHSEVVRAEPGHALAEEIHVGARFLSEWELVPAADGGTVVRHCMTVDFPGGPLSRLERWVMRRRVAAMQKKSLAALRVLLSR; from the coding sequence ATGAGCGACCGCATCGAGCAGTCCGCCGCGGTGGCGGCGTCGCCGGAGGAGGTCTACGCCGTCATCGCCGACATCGCCCGCAGGCCGGAGTGGCTGACAGAGCTGCGCAAGGTTGAACCGCCGCCGGGGCCGGTCGAGGTGGGCACCCGCTTTTCGGCCCAGCCGTCGATGCTGCTCCACCACTTGGTGGGCCACAGCGAGGTGGTGCGGGCCGAGCCCGGCCACGCCTTGGCCGAGGAGATCCACGTGGGCGCGCGGTTCTTGAGCGAGTGGGAACTGGTGCCCGCTGCCGACGGCGGCACGGTGGTGCGGCACTGCATGACGGTCGACTTCCCCGGCGGCCCGCTCAGCCGGCTGGAGCGCTGGGTCATGCGGCGGCGTGTTGCGGCCATGCAGAAGAAGTCGCTGGCGGCGTTGCGGGTACTGCTCAGCCGGTGA
- a CDS encoding MoxR family ATPase, with product MGERFESVGAVREGLRDVAYLADEGIAGVVYLADRLGKPVLVEGPAGTGKTQLAKSVAEMTGARLIRLQCYEGLDESKALYEWNYKKQLLRIQVERNSATWQEIEDDIFTEDFLLTRPLLEAIRADEPVVLLIDEVDRVEVETEALLLEILSDYQVSVPELGTVVAKQIPLVFLTSNNTRELSEALKRRCLYLHVDYPHLDREKEIVLTRVPDISEHLADQVVRIVRSIRQLELKKHPSVSETLDWARTLVLLGIENVDAEQAKETLHILLKYQSDIAKASKELSVNGA from the coding sequence ATGGGTGAACGCTTCGAATCCGTAGGCGCAGTGCGCGAGGGGCTGCGTGACGTCGCCTACCTGGCCGACGAGGGCATCGCCGGCGTCGTCTACCTGGCCGACCGCCTCGGCAAGCCCGTGCTCGTCGAGGGCCCGGCCGGCACCGGCAAGACCCAGCTGGCCAAGTCGGTGGCCGAGATGACGGGCGCCCGCCTCATCCGCCTCCAGTGCTACGAGGGGCTCGACGAGTCCAAGGCCCTGTACGAGTGGAACTACAAGAAGCAGCTCCTGCGCATCCAGGTCGAGCGCAACTCGGCCACGTGGCAGGAGATCGAGGACGACATCTTCACCGAGGACTTCCTCCTCACCCGCCCGCTGCTCGAGGCCATCCGGGCCGACGAACCCGTCGTCCTCCTCATCGACGAGGTCGACCGGGTCGAGGTCGAGACCGAGGCCCTCTTGCTGGAGATCCTCTCCGACTACCAGGTGTCGGTGCCGGAGCTGGGCACGGTGGTGGCCAAGCAGATCCCGCTGGTGTTCCTCACCTCCAACAACACCCGTGAGCTGTCGGAGGCGTTGAAGCGGCGCTGCCTGTACCTGCACGTTGACTACCCGCACCTCGACCGCGAGAAGGAGATCGTCCTCACCCGCGTGCCCGACATCTCCGAGCACCTGGCCGACCAGGTCGTGCGCATCGTGCGCTCGATCCGGCAGTTGGAGCTGAAGAAGCACCCGTCGGTGAGCGAGACCCTCGACTGGGCCCGCACGCTGGTGCTGCTGGGCATCGAGAACGTCGACGCCGAGCAGGCCAAAGAGACGCTGCACATCCTGCTCAAGTACCAGAGCGACATCGCCAAGGCGTCCAAGGAACTGTCAGTCAACGGGGCCTAA
- the cysN gene encoding sulfate adenylyltransferase subunit CysN: MELLRFATAGSVDDGKSTLIGRLLHDSKSIFEDQLEAVERSSQQRGHDYVNLALLTDGLRAEREQGITIDVAYRYFATPQRKFIIADTPGHVQYTRNMVTGASTADLAIVLVDARKGLLEQSRRHAYIATLLGIPHLVVAINKMDLVEWDEVVFKDIASHFEGFAAGLHPHEVTFIPLSALEGDNVVDRSTNMAWYDGPTLLEHLETVEVASSFNHDKGRFPVQYVIRPLTAEHHDYRGYAGTVAGGVFRPGDEVVVLPSGRRSTVAGIDTLDGEVPEAFAPMSVTVRLADEIDISRGDMLVRADDPEPRVTQELDAMLCWFSEQPMHVGTKYAIKHTTRSAKAVVRELQHRVDIDSLQPETRASELDINDIGRVSIKVSAPLMVDPYSVNRLTGSFILIDEATNATVAAGMVL, translated from the coding sequence ATGGAGCTCCTGCGGTTTGCCACGGCCGGGTCCGTGGACGACGGAAAATCAACGCTCATCGGGCGGCTCCTCCACGACTCGAAGTCGATCTTCGAGGACCAGTTGGAGGCGGTCGAACGCTCGTCGCAACAGCGCGGCCACGACTACGTGAACCTGGCGCTGCTGACCGACGGCCTGCGGGCCGAGCGGGAGCAGGGCATCACCATCGACGTCGCCTACCGGTACTTCGCCACGCCCCAGCGAAAGTTCATCATCGCCGACACCCCCGGGCATGTGCAGTACACGCGCAACATGGTCACCGGTGCGTCGACGGCCGACCTGGCCATCGTGCTGGTGGATGCACGAAAGGGGCTGCTCGAACAGTCGCGGCGCCATGCCTACATCGCCACCCTGCTCGGCATCCCCCACTTGGTGGTAGCGATCAACAAGATGGACCTGGTCGAGTGGGACGAGGTGGTCTTCAAGGACATCGCCTCGCACTTCGAAGGCTTCGCCGCCGGGCTGCACCCGCACGAGGTCACGTTCATCCCCCTCTCCGCGCTGGAGGGCGACAACGTCGTCGACCGGTCCACCAACATGGCGTGGTACGACGGGCCGACGTTGCTGGAGCACCTGGAGACCGTCGAGGTGGCCTCCAGCTTCAACCACGACAAGGGCCGTTTCCCGGTGCAGTACGTGATCCGGCCGCTGACCGCCGAGCACCACGACTACCGGGGTTATGCGGGCACGGTGGCGGGTGGCGTCTTCCGTCCCGGCGACGAGGTCGTCGTGTTGCCCTCGGGGCGACGTTCGACCGTTGCGGGCATCGACACGCTCGACGGCGAGGTGCCCGAGGCGTTCGCGCCGATGTCGGTCACCGTGCGCCTGGCCGACGAGATCGACATCTCACGCGGCGACATGCTGGTGCGGGCCGACGACCCCGAGCCTCGGGTGACCCAAGAGCTCGACGCCATGTTGTGCTGGTTTTCCGAGCAGCCCATGCACGTGGGCACCAAGTACGCCATCAAGCACACCACCCGATCGGCCAAGGCCGTCGTGCGTGAGTTGCAGCACCGGGTCGACATCGACTCGCTGCAGCCCGAGACCCGGGCCAGCGAGCTCGACATCAACGACATCGGTCGAGTCTCGATCAAGGTCAGCGCCCCGCTGATGGTCGACCCCTACTCGGTGAACCGCCTGACCGGCAGCTTCATCCTCATCGACGAGGCAACCAACGCCACCGTGGCCGCCGGAATGGTGCTCTGA
- a CDS encoding DUF4383 domain-containing protein, whose protein sequence is MAADTRRNDYHWVQWLALAVGATYTLVGLVGFAITGFDRFAEHTGDTLVGFEINPLHNIVHLVIGLLGLAMWRRFDTARTYGWMLAVGYGAAFVLGLVIIGDEDKNFLSLNVADQFLHIGSALVGLAMALAKPGQGAGRTSDSPRRTRAAR, encoded by the coding sequence ATGGCGGCTGACACACGGAGGAACGACTACCACTGGGTCCAATGGCTCGCACTTGCCGTAGGCGCCACCTACACCCTCGTCGGGCTTGTGGGCTTTGCCATCACGGGCTTCGACCGCTTCGCCGAGCACACCGGCGACACACTGGTCGGCTTCGAGATCAACCCGCTGCACAACATCGTGCACCTGGTCATCGGTCTCCTCGGGCTTGCCATGTGGCGGCGCTTCGACACTGCCCGCACCTACGGGTGGATGCTGGCCGTCGGCTACGGCGCGGCGTTCGTGCTCGGCTTGGTCATCATCGGCGACGAGGACAAGAACTTCCTGTCGCTGAACGTGGCCGACCAGTTCCTGCACATCGGCAGCGCCCTTGTCGGCCTCGCCATGGCCTTGGCCAAGCCGGGACAAGGCGCCGGCCGCACCAGCGACAGCCCTCGTCGCACCCGCGCCGCCCGGTGA